ACCCCTTCTGCATCGGCGGCGACCTGTCGGGCAGCGTGGGCGCGGGCACCAACCTGGCGATGAACTTCAAGCGCCAGGTCGCCTATACCCGCCTGTCCTACGACCTGACCCCGAACCACCAGCTCTACTTCACCGCCAACTATGGCCAGGTGGCCTCGCACTTCTCGCCCAACCCGGGCGCGGCCAAGAACGCCAACCTGACCATCCAGTGCACCAACCCCTACCTGCCGCCGTCGATCGTGGCCGCCTGCGCGCAGAACAACATCACCAGCTTCCAGTACGGCACCGCGAACGCGATCTTCCCGGCCAACATCAACGTTCACCCGACCCGTACCCAGCGCCGCTTCGTGGTCGGCTCGGAAGGCAACTTCGACTTGTTCGGCAAGAACTTCAAGTACGACACCTACCTCACCCACGGCGAGAACAAGACCAACATCGACGTCAAGGACATCACGCTGAACGCCCGCTACAACGCGGCGATCGACGCGGTGCGCCTGCCCGACGGCACCATCGCCTGCCGCAACCCGGTGGCGCGCGCCAGCGGCTGCTTCCCGCTGAACATCATCGGCAACAACGGCATCGATCCGCGCGCCTGGAAGTACATCGCGCCGGAGCAGGGTCCGCGCCAGCGCACCACCCAGAGCCAGCAGGTGGCCAGCTTCAACATGACCGGCGAAGTGCACGAAGGCTGGGCCGGCCCGATCTCGCTGGCGACCGGCGCCGAATACCGCCGCGAGAAGTACCGCGTGCGCGGCGACGCCTACGGCAACGGCGTGTGGGCCGAATCGCCGAACAACGAGTACTACCCGGCCGACCCGCTGCTGAACACCTCGGTCGGCAACAACTGGTACGCCGGTAACTACCACAACGGCCAGGGCGAATACAGCGTGCGCGAAGCCTACGTCGAGCTGAACGTCCCGCTGTTCAAGAACGAGGCCTGGGGCGAAGCCAACCTGAACGTCGCCGACCGCGAGACCAAGTACTCGACCGCCGGCAGCATCGGCACCTGGAAGCTGGGCGCCACCTGGAAGACCCCGGTCGACGGCCTGAGCCTGCGCGGCGTGACCTCGAAGGACGTGCGCGCTCCCAACCTGAGCGAGCTGTACGCCGCACCGCTGGTCGTCAACAACGTGGTCCAGTACCAGGGCAACACCATCAGCGTGCAGGAACGCACCGTCGGCAACACCAACCTGCGTCCCGAAGTCGCCCGCAACAACTCCTTCGGCATCGTGCTGTCCCAGCCGAAGTGGGCGCCGGGCTTCTCGGTCTCGCTGGACTACTTCGACATCAAGGTCAAGGGCGTGATCTCGGCCCTGACCATCCAGCAGGAAGTCGACCTGTGCGTGGCCGGCAACCAGGAAATCTGCGCCGCCATGGTGCTGAACCAGCCGGGCGCCAACTACGTGACGGTCCAGAACTTCAACCTCGCGCAGCTGCACACCAAGGGCTTCGACGTCGAAACCGCCTACCGCACCAACCTCGACAAGCTGAACCTGCCGGGCCGCTTCACCTTCCGCGCCCTGGGCACCCGCAACCTGCACTACATCACCGAGTCGGGCGTGGTAGGCACGGCGCCGGTGGATTCGGCCGGCTCGAACATGGGCAATACGCCGAAGTGGAAAGTGCTGGCCTCGCAGACCTGGGATTACGACAAGATCAGCCTGACCCTGACCGAACGCTGGATCAGCGACGGCACCTATCGTAACGACTTCATCGAGTGCCAGACCGACTGCCCGCGTTCGACCCTGATCAACCCGACCATCTTCAACAACAAGATGAAGGGCGCGACCTACGTCGACTTCGGCGGCAGCTACAACTTCTCGAAGAACCTGCAGGCCTACTTCAAGGTGGACAACCTGCTGGACCGCGACCCGGTCGCGGCGCCGCAAGCCAACGCGAGCTACGGCATCAACCCGGCCCTGTACGACGTGGTGGGCCGCACCTACCGGATCGGCCTGCGTTACAGCCACTAATCGGGAGCCAGCCGTGTGGAATCTCCTTTCCGTACTGCTGGCGGTCGGTCTGCTCACCCTCCTGATCGCCTGGGGCAAGGTTCAACCGCTCCTGGCCTTCGTGGCGGCTGCATTGGCCGCCGCTCTCCTGCTCGGTGTGCCGGTGGAAAAAATCCCCGGCACGATCGAGAAGGGGATCGGCGACCTGCTGGGTTCCCTGGTAGTCATCATCTGCCTGGGCGCCGTGTTCGGCAAACTGATCGCCGACAGCGGCGCCGCCAGGCGCATCGCTTCCTCCCTGATCCAGGCCCTCGGGCCTTCGCGCCTGCCGGTGGCGCTGACCATCACCGGCTTCGTGGTCGGCATTCCCCTCTATTACAACGTCGGTTTCGTGCTGCTGGTGCCGCTGATCTTCTCGCTGGTCTACCAGTCGGGACGGCCGGCCGTGATGCTCGCGATCCCGCTGCTGGCCGGCCTGTCGATCGCGCACGGCTTCCTGCCGCCGCATCCCTCGCCGGTGGCCCTGGTGTCGGCGATCCACGCCGACATGGGCACCACCCTGCTGTACGGGATCATCGTCGGCATCCCGACCCTGATCCTGGCCGGTCCCGTGTTCGCGATGACGCTGTCGCGCATCCAGGCCCAGCCCACCGCCGCCTTCCGCAGCGCCGACGTGCCCGATGCCGAGCTGCCGGGCGTGTTCAACAGCTTCTTCACGGCCCTGCTGCCGGTGCTGCTGCTGGCCGCCACCACCCTGCTCATCATGGCGCGGCCCGACCTGAACGGCAGCCTGTCCTTCCTGGCCAACCCGCTGGTGGTGATGGTGATCTCCTACGTGGTCGCGATCTTTACCCTGGGCCTGATGCGCGGCCAGAAGTTCGCCCAGGTGATGCAGGGCCCGGCCGAGGCGATGCGCGAGATCGCCCCGATCCTGCTGATCATCGCCGGCGCCGGCGCGCTCAAGCAGGTGCTGGTGGAGTCCGGCGTGAGCGCCGAGCTGGGCGCGGCCCTGGCCGGGCTGCCGGTGCCGCCCCTGGTGCTGGGCTGGCTGGTGGCCACCCTGATTCGCATCTGCCTCGGT
Above is a genomic segment from Massilia sp. KIM containing:
- a CDS encoding TonB-dependent receptor domain-containing protein, with the translated sequence MRTPIQRTLISLAVSSACTLLCANALAQEQVQAQADAAAPPAGVAAPESQAPSVAPEAVPTVAASTNVVRVSGSRIVSRGFSQPTPTTSLSTADLEKAAKPNLFNTLTELPALQGSTGRTTSTNSTSSGIQGLSSLSLRGLGTIRTLTLLDGQRVVGANVTGVTDVSQFPQLLVKRVDVVTGGASASYGSDAVGGVVNFVTDKTFEGFKSNVQLGQTKYDDDKGATVQAAWGKAFMNDRLRIIASGEFTKENGIDSPGFGEVGAGGRDWYKNPAYEIRPIGATGDGRPQYRVIEHAQQYQYSKYGLITSGPLQGTAFGDGGVPYQFQYGSNGRPTGTGAVTNCVNPFCIGGDLSGSVGAGTNLAMNFKRQVAYTRLSYDLTPNHQLYFTANYGQVASHFSPNPGAAKNANLTIQCTNPYLPPSIVAACAQNNITSFQYGTANAIFPANINVHPTRTQRRFVVGSEGNFDLFGKNFKYDTYLTHGENKTNIDVKDITLNARYNAAIDAVRLPDGTIACRNPVARASGCFPLNIIGNNGIDPRAWKYIAPEQGPRQRTTQSQQVASFNMTGEVHEGWAGPISLATGAEYRREKYRVRGDAYGNGVWAESPNNEYYPADPLLNTSVGNNWYAGNYHNGQGEYSVREAYVELNVPLFKNEAWGEANLNVADRETKYSTAGSIGTWKLGATWKTPVDGLSLRGVTSKDVRAPNLSELYAAPLVVNNVVQYQGNTISVQERTVGNTNLRPEVARNNSFGIVLSQPKWAPGFSVSLDYFDIKVKGVISALTIQQEVDLCVAGNQEICAAMVLNQPGANYVTVQNFNLAQLHTKGFDVETAYRTNLDKLNLPGRFTFRALGTRNLHYITESGVVGTAPVDSAGSNMGNTPKWKVLASQTWDYDKISLTLTERWISDGTYRNDFIECQTDCPRSTLINPTIFNNKMKGATYVDFGGSYNFSKNLQAYFKVDNLLDRDPVAAPQANASYGINPALYDVVGRTYRIGLRYSH
- a CDS encoding gluconate:H+ symporter — translated: MWNLLSVLLAVGLLTLLIAWGKVQPLLAFVAAALAAALLLGVPVEKIPGTIEKGIGDLLGSLVVIICLGAVFGKLIADSGAARRIASSLIQALGPSRLPVALTITGFVVGIPLYYNVGFVLLVPLIFSLVYQSGRPAVMLAIPLLAGLSIAHGFLPPHPSPVALVSAIHADMGTTLLYGIIVGIPTLILAGPVFAMTLSRIQAQPTAAFRSADVPDAELPGVFNSFFTALLPVLLLAATTLLIMARPDLNGSLSFLANPLVVMVISYVVAIFTLGLMRGQKFAQVMQGPAEAMREIAPILLIIAGAGALKQVLVESGVSAELGAALAGLPVPPLVLGWLVATLIRICLGSATVAGVTAGGIVAPLVQTTGVDPNLMVLAIGAGSLMCSHVNDSGFWMFKEYFGLSLKDTFRSWTLMETLVGVFGLLFVMLLSVVIS